Proteins co-encoded in one Inmirania thermothiophila genomic window:
- the nadC gene encoding carboxylating nicotinate-nucleotide diphosphorylase has translation MVPGPDPEAVAANVAAALAEDVGPGDRTAALLDAGVRLAAAVVCREEAVVCGRPWFDAVFARLDPAVAVRWRVAEGERVGPGTVLCELEGPAAPLLTGERTALNFLQTLSGTATVTRRYVDAVAGTGVRILDTRKTLPGLRAAQKYAVRAGGGHNHRMGLYDAVLVKENHIAALGSVAEAVRRALARNPGLEVEVEVEDLGQLEEAVAAGARRALLDNFPLEGLREAVRIARGRCRLEASGDVTLERVRAVAETGVDDISVGALTKHVRAVDLSLRYR, from the coding sequence ATGGTGCCAGGGCCGGATCCCGAGGCGGTGGCCGCCAACGTGGCCGCGGCGCTGGCCGAGGACGTGGGGCCGGGCGACCGCACCGCGGCGCTGCTGGATGCCGGCGTGCGCCTCGCCGCGGCGGTGGTCTGCCGCGAGGAGGCGGTGGTCTGCGGCCGCCCCTGGTTCGACGCCGTCTTCGCCCGCCTCGACCCGGCCGTCGCGGTGCGCTGGCGCGTGGCGGAGGGCGAGCGGGTGGGGCCGGGGACGGTGCTGTGCGAGCTCGAGGGGCCGGCGGCCCCGCTGCTCACCGGCGAGCGCACGGCCCTCAACTTCCTCCAGACCCTCTCCGGCACGGCCACCGTGACGCGCCGCTACGTCGACGCGGTGGCCGGCACGGGGGTGCGCATCCTGGACACCCGCAAGACCCTGCCCGGCCTGCGCGCGGCGCAGAAGTACGCCGTGCGCGCCGGCGGCGGCCACAACCACCGCATGGGCCTCTACGACGCCGTCCTCGTCAAGGAGAACCACATCGCCGCCCTCGGCTCGGTGGCCGAGGCGGTGCGCCGCGCCCTGGCGCGCAACCCCGGGCTCGAGGTGGAGGTGGAGGTGGAGGATCTCGGCCAGCTCGAGGAGGCGGTCGCCGCCGGCGCCCGCCGGGCGCTCCTCGACAACTTCCCGCTGGAGGGGCTGCGGGAGGCGGTGCGCATTGCGCGCGGGCGCTGCCGCCTGGAGGCCTCGGGGGACGTCACCCTCGAGCGCGTGCGCGCCGTGGCCGAGACCGGCGTCGACGACATCTCCGTCGGCGCCCTCACCAAGCATGTGCGCGCGGTGGACCTCTCGCTGCGCTACCGGTGA
- a CDS encoding bacteriohemerythrin yields MTEIPWRPDWRVGIAWMDRDHAILRRLADRLFAAASGDTAPAQVLAVADELIRHARLHFHKEEREMDRLGHADEVQHRFQHDHLIHELEHLRAELAREPHPDPAPLASFLHHWLDDHILESDRPLAAALRADAHR; encoded by the coding sequence GTGACGGAGATCCCCTGGCGCCCGGACTGGCGCGTCGGCATCGCCTGGATGGACCGCGACCACGCGATCCTGCGCCGCCTCGCCGACCGGCTCTTCGCCGCCGCCTCGGGCGACACCGCCCCGGCGCAGGTGCTCGCCGTCGCCGACGAGCTCATCCGCCACGCCCGCCTCCACTTCCACAAGGAGGAGCGCGAGATGGACCGGCTCGGCCATGCCGACGAGGTCCAGCACCGCTTCCAGCACGACCACCTGATCCACGAGCTGGAGCACCTGCGCGCGGAGCTGGCGCGCGAGCCCCACCCGGACCCGGCGCCGCTGGCCTCTTTCCTCCACCACTGGCTCGACGACCACATCCTCGAGAGCGACCGCCCGCTCGCCGCGGCGCTTCGCGCCGACGCTCACCGGTAG